The Streptomyces sp. cg36 genomic interval CCGTCGTGGTTGTTGGCGACGCGGTAGATCATTTCCTGGATCAGAACGGTCTTGCCGACACCGGCACCACCGAACAGACCGATCTTTCCACCCTTGACGTACGGGGTGAGGAGGTCGATGACCTTGACGCCGGTCTCGAACATCTCGGTCTTCGACTCGAGCTCGTCGAAGTTGGGCGCCTTGCGGTGGATCGGCCAGCGCTCGGTGACCTCGGCGTTCGCCTCGGGGTAGTTGAGCACCTCGCCCAGGGTGTTGAACACCTTGCCCTTGGTGAAGTCACCGACGGGGACGGTGATGCCCGTGCCCGTGTCGGTCACCGGGGCCTGGCGGACCAGACCGTCGGTGGGCTGCATCGAGATGGTGCGGACCAGGCCGTCGCCCAGGTGCTGGGCGACTTCCAGGGTCAGCGTCTTGAGCGCGCCGTCCTCGGCCGGGTCGGCGACCTGGACCGTCAGCGCGTTGTAGATGTCGGGCATCGCGTCGACGGGGAACTCCACGTCGACGACCGGGCCGATGACCCGGGCGACGCGGCCCGTGGCGGCGGCCGTCTCAACAGAGGTCGTCATTACTTGTCACTCCCCGCGGTCGCGTCGGCCATGGCGCTGGCGCCACCGACGATCTCGCTGATTTCCTGGGTGATTTCGGCCTGGCGGGCCGCGTTGGCAAGCCGGGAGAGGCTCTTGATGAGATCCCCGGCGTTGTCGGTGGCCGACTTCATCGCGCGGCGGCGGGCGGCGTGCTCGGAAGCGGCCGACTGCAGCAGCGCGTTGTAGATGCGGCTCTCGACGTAGCGCGGCAGCAGGGCGTCGAGAACGTCCTCCGCCGACGGCTCGAAGTCGAACAGCGGAAGGACTTCGCCCTTCGCGCCGGTCTCCTCGTCCTGAGCCTGGTCGAGGCTGAGCGGCAGCATCCGGCCGTCCACCGCGTTCTGCGTCATCATCGACACGAACTCCGTGAAGACGATGTGCAGCTCGTCGACGCCACCCTCGGCCGTGTCCGTCTGGATGGCCTCGATCAGCGGCGCCGCGACGCGCTTGGCGTCGGCGTAGGCCGGGCTGTCGGTGAAGCCGGTCCACGAGTCCGTGACCTTGCGCTCACGGAACCCGTAGTAGGCGACACCCTTGCGGCCGACGATGTACGCGTCGACCTCCTTGCCCTCGCCGCGCAGCCGCTCGGTGAGCCGCTCCGCCTGCTTGATGGCGTTCGAGGAGTAGCCGCCGGCCAGACCGCGGTCGCTCGTGATGAGCAGGACCGCGGCGCGGGTCGGCGCCTCGACCTCGGTGGTCAGGGCGTGCTTGGTGTTCGAGCCGGTCGCCACCGCCGTCACCGCGCGGGTGAGCTCGGTCGCGTACGGCATCGATGCCGCCACCTTGCGCTGCGCCTTGACGATGCGCGAGGCGGCGATCATCTCCATCGCCTTGGTGATCTTCTTGGTCGCCGTGACGGCACGGATGCGACGCTTGTAGACCCGGAGCTGCGCTCCCATGAGTCAGGTCCCTTCCGTCGTCACTTGCTGATGGAGACCGGCGCGTCGTCGCCCAGGAGCTTGCCGTCCGAGGTCTCGAACTGCCGCTTGAAGGCCGTGATCGCGTCGGCGACCGACTGCAGCGTGTCGTCCGACATCTTGCCGCCCTCGGCGATCGAGGTGAGGAGCTCCTTGCGCTCGCGGCGCAGGTACTCCAGCAGCTCGGCCTCGAAGCGACGGATGTCGTTGACCGGGACGTCGTCCATCTTGCCGGTGGTGCCGGCCCAGACGGAGACGACCTGCTCCTCGACGGGCATCGGCTGGTACTGGCCCTGCTTCAGCAGCTCGACCATGCGCTTGCCGCGCTCCAGCGAAGCCTTCGACGCGGCGTCCAGGTCGGAACCGAAGGCGGCGAACGCCTCCAGCTCGCGGTACTGGGCGAGGTCCACGCGCAGACGGCCGGAGACCTGCTTCATCGCCTTGTGCTGCGCGGAACCACCGACTCGGGAGACGGAGATACCGACGTTCAGCGCGGGGCGCTGACCGGCGTTGAAGAGGTCCGACTCCAGGAAGCACTGGCCGTCGGTGATGGAGATGACGTTGGTCGGGATGAACGCCGACACGTCGTTCGCCTTGGTCTCGACGATCGGCAGACCGGTCATCGAACCGGCGCCCATGTCGTCGGAGAGCTTGGCGCAGCGCTCCAGCAGACGCGAGTGCAGGTAGAAGACGTCGCCGGGGTACGCCTCGCGGCCCGGCGGGCGGCGCAGCAGCAGCGACACGGCGCGGTAGGCGTCGGCCTGCTTCGACAGGTCGTCGAAGATGATCAGGACGTGCTTGCCGGCGTACATCCAGTGCTGGCCGATGGCGGAACCGGTGTACGGCGCCAGGTACTTGAAGCCGGCCGGGTCGGACGCCGGGGCGGCGACGATCGTCGTGTACTCGAGCGCGCCGGCCTCTTCCAGGGCGCCGCGCACGGACGCGATGGTCGAGCCCTTCTGGCCGATGGCGACGTAGATGCAGCGGACCTGCTTGTTCACGTCGCCCGAGCGCCAGTTGTCGCGCTGGTTGATGATCGTGTCGACGGCAAGAGCGGTCTTGCCGGTCTGACGGTCACCGATGATCAGCTGACGCTGGCCGCGGCCGATCGGCACCATCGCGTCGACGGCCTTGTAGCCGGTCTGCATGGGCTCGTGCACGGACTTACGGACCATGACGCCCGGGGCCTGCAGTTCGAGGGCGCGGCGGCCCTCGGTCGCGATCTCGCCGAGACCGTCGATCGGGTTGCCGAGCGGGTCGACGACGCGGCCGAGGTAGCCCTCGCCGACGCCTACGGAGAGGACCTCACCGGTGCGCTGCACCGGCTGGCCCTCCTCGATCCCGTTGAACTCGCCGAGGACGATCGCACCGATCTCGCGCTCCTCGAGGTTGAGGGCGAGACCGAGGGTGCCGTCCTCGAACTTCAGCAGCTCGTTCGCCATGGCGGAGGGCAGGCCCTCCACCTTCGCGATGCCGTCGCCGGCAACGCTGACCGTACCGACCTCCTCGCGCGAGGCCGCGTCCGGCTGGTACGACTGGACAAAGGTCTCCAGCGCGTCCCGGATCTCCTCCGGCCGGATCGTGAGCTCCGCCATCTGGGTTCCCTGCTCTCCTTGTTGGGCCCGAAGTTTCTTTGGGGGTCTGGGGGCGACCCCCAGGAATCTTCTGCAAGTTCTGCACGGCCCAACCGGGCCGCTGGTGATGCTTGTTGAGTTGGTGACGCTGCCGGAGCAGGTCAGCCGGCCAGCCGCCGGCTCGCCTCGTCGAGACGCTGCGCGACGGTGCCGTCGATGACCTCGTCGCCCACCCGCACCGTGATCCCGCCGAGGACCGCGGGGTCCACGTCGAGGTTCAGGTGCATCTGGCGGCCGTACACCTTCGCCAGAGCGGCACCGAGGCGCTGCTTCTGTACGTCGGTGAGCGGCACGGCCGACGTGACGACCGCGACCATGCGCTCCCGGCGCTCGGCGGCGAGCTTGGAGAGGGACTCCAGTCCCGCTTCCAGGCTACGTCCACGCGGCTTGGTCACAAGCCGTGCGACCAGTCGCGCGGTGGCCGGGTTCGCCTTGCCGTCGAGCAGGCTGCGCAGCAGCTCGCCCTTGGCGGAGGCCGAGGCGGCGCGGTTGGTGAGCGCGGAGCGCAGACCCGTGTCCGAGGCGATGATCCGGCCGAACCGGAACAGCTCGTCCTCGACGTCGTCCAGCGCGCCGGCCTTCTGCGCGGCGGTGAAGTCGGCGGTGTTCGCCAGCTCCTCCAGCGCGTCCACCAGGTCACGCGACTGCGACCAGCGGGAGCGGACCATGCCGCTCACCAGGTCGGTCGTCTCGCCGCCGACCTGGCCGCCGAGCAGGCGCCCGGCCAGCTCGGCCTTGGCCTCGGCGGGCTGCGCCGGGTCGGTGAGGACCCGACGCAGCGACACCTCGCGGTCGAGCAGCGCGGTGACGGCGGCCAGCTCCTCGGCGAGCTTCGCCGCGTCGACGGACGTGTGGTCCATCAGCGCGTCGAGCCGCTCGCGCGCGGCAGCCAGTGCCTCGCGGCTCGCTCCGTTCATCGCGTGGCCTCGGCCTTCGAAGCGCTGTCCTCGAGACCCTCGAGGAAGCGGTCGATGGTGCGGCTCTGCCGGGCGTGGTCCTCCAGGGACTCGCCGACGAGCTTGCCGGCCAGGTCGGTGGCGAGCTTGCCCACGTCCTGACGGAGCGAGTGAGCGGCGGCCTTGCGGTCGGCCTCGATCTGAGCGTGACCGGCAGCGATGATCTCCTCACGCTGCCGCTGGCCTTCCGCCCTCATCTCCTGGATGAGCGCGGTGCCCTGCTCGGTCGCCTCCTGGCGCAGCCGGGCGGCCTCGTGGCGGGCCTCGGCGAGCTGGGCCTTGTACTGCTCCAGCACGCTCTGAGCCTCGGTCTGCGCGGCCTCGGCCTTCTCGATACCGCCCTCGATGGCTTCGCGGCGCTCCTCCAGCGTCTTGTTGATACGCGGGAGCAGCTTCGTGGCGAAGACGAAGAAGACGATGGCGAAGGCGATGGCGCCGATGAGCAGCTCGGGACCCGCGGGTACGAGCGGGTTCTGCTCTTCCTCGGCCGCCAGTGCAGCCAGGTTGGCGATCACATCAGTGCCTTTCGTCGATGTGTGTCAGTAATAGGTGCTTACTTACCGAACACGAACGGCATAACGATGCCGATGAGGGCGAGCGCCTCACAGAAGGCGAAGCCCAGGATCTGGTTGGCGCGGATCAGGCCGGCGGCCTCGGGCTGACGGGCCATGGCCTGGGTGCCGTTACCGAAGATGATGCCGACGCCGACGCCGGGGCCGATGGCGGCGAGGCCGTAGCCGATCGAGCCGAGCGAGCCGGTGACTTCGGAGGCAGCGAGGATCTGGGACATGCCAGTTCTTCCTTCTCTTTCATGGACCGGTGGGGGTTGGCCACCGGACGACTGTGGGTTTGCGGGGCGGGCCAGGACTCAGTGGTGCTCGGCCAGAGCGCCCTGGATGTACGAGCAGGCCAGCAGCACGAAGACGTACGCCTGGACGGCCTGCACGAAAAGCTCGAAGAGGATCATGACGATGGTCATGACGAACGAGACACCGGCGGCCGGGATCATGTAGCTGTTCATCAGGTACCAGGAGGCGACCGTGAACATCACCAGCATGAGGTGACCGGCGAACATGTTGGCGAACAGTCGCACCGCGTGCGTGAACGGCCGGACGATGAGGTTCGAGAGGAACTCGATGACCATCACGAGCGGCAGTACCGCGCCGAGCGACTTGTCGTAACCGGTGATGTTCTTCAGACCGCCGACGAACCCGTGACGCTTGAAGGTCAGGCCCACCCAGACGACCCACACGAGGGCGGCGAGCACCATCGGGAAGGCGATGACCGAGGACACCGGGAACTGCGCCAGCGGGATCACGGACCAGATGTTCATGATCCAGATGAAGAAGAACAGCGAGACCATCAGCGGGACGTACTTCTCGCCCTCCCGCTTGCCCAGCGTCTCGTACACGATGTTGCGGCGCACGAAGTCGTAGCCGGCCTCGCCGACCATCTGGAGCTTGCCCGGGACCACCTTGGCCTTGCCGAAGGCCACCCAGAAGAAGCTGCTGACGAGCAACGTGGTGATGAGAGCGAGCAGCATCACCTTGTTGAACTCATAGCCGCCAACGGTGAAGAGCGGCTTGAAGAGGAAGGAGTGCAGGCCCGGAGCCGGAAAGCCACAGCCGTTGTCAGACAGGATGCGGCAGTTCCAGTCGAAGGCGAGCTGGGTCTGGTCAGCACTCACCGCGGGCTCCTTCAGCGTGGCGCATAGGTACGGCAACCTCGTTGTGTCGGCGCGGCGCGCAGCCGCGGTTCGGCACTGGACTGGTGTTACGGATGATGGGGCGGCGGTCGGGCATCAAGCCTCGCGATTGAGCAGGCGTCAGCTGAGATGCCCGCGCCCGCAGTGCCGCAGTTGGCACCGGACGATAGCAGGGTCTCGAACTCGCATTTATTCCGCCCCTACCTTTCACGACGAAGACCCGGATTTCTCGGGCTTCTGAGCCTCCGAATCCGGCTCGACGTAAAGGATCTTGGCCTTCATGTGCGCACGCGCCTGCATGCCGATCCAGACGAGGGTCAGCGCGACGAGCGTGGCGGCGAAAGCCCGGGGGTTGAACAGCGTCGTGTTCTTGAAGACCGCGACGAAGACGAAGAGCAACAGCAGCTGGGCCGTGTACAGCATCAGCCCCATGCCCTGGAACAGGTGGGGCAGGTTCCTTGCCGTGCGTTCCAGGACGAGCAGCCCGATCCCCATGAAAGCGATGACCACGACCGTCGCGATGGCGGCGCCGATGGCTCCCTTGCCGCCGGCGACCCCGGCGCTGACGGCGACGGCGATCGCGCCGGCGGCAGCGGTGGGTACGGCGGTACGAAGGAGTGTGCGGGCGTCGTTGGACGGCATGGCGGCAGCTCCGCTTACTGGTGGGGGCAGGGTGTCGTCATGGACGAGCGTAGGCCCCGGCCGAGGTGGTCCCTCGGGCCAATGGGCCGTCGCACTACGGTCCTTCGGCTCTGTTGCCGGGTCTCGTGAACCGTATCACAAACTATTTGATGAGGTCTTTACCATGGTGGTGTGCTGCCCGTCACACATGAGAGTGAACGCGCGCGCATGTGCAAGACGGGCGGCAACTTGTCTGGTATTGGCACCCGGTGCGGCAATTCGTCAGCGTGAAGCACCGGTCTTCCGCCGGTCGGGGAAGCGCGAACGGGGGCCGACGGCGGTCGCTCCGTTGACGCCGGAGACGCCCGCGCCGACCGGCGCCCGCTCCTCCTCCGTCCCCTCCGGCCCGCCCGTCCCCTGCGCCCCCACGGCCGCCCTGGCGAGCCGTGCGCGGCGCCGGTAGCGCGGCGGCACGAACGCCTCGGCCCACCGCGGGGCGCGCGGCGTGAAGCGCGGCAGCAGGAGCAGCACCAGACCGACCGCGCTCAGCGCGACGACCAGGAAGACGATCCACATCGACGCCGAGTGCACCGAGTAGGCGACCGCGCCGAAGGAGAGCAGCGCCGACCAGAAGTACATGATCAGCACGGCCCGGCTGTGCGAGTGGCCGATCTCCAGCAGCCGGTGGTGCAGGTGCCCGCGGTCGGCCGCGAACGGCGACTGGCCCTTCCAGGTGCGGCGCACGATGGCGAGCACCAGGTCGGCCATGGGCAGCGCGATGATCGTCAGCGGCAGCAGCAGCGGGATGAAGACCGGCAGCATCGCGTGGGTGGCCGCGCGCTCGCCGCCGACGAACAGGTTCATCGAGTCCGGGTCGACCTGCCCGGTGATCGAGATCGCGCCCGCCGCGAGCACCAGGCCGATCAGCATCGACCCGGAGTCGCCCATGAAGATCCGCGCGGGGTGCATGTTGTGCGGCAGGAAGCCCAGGCACATGCCCATCAGGATGGCGGCGAAGAGGGTGGCCGGGGCCGCGGCCTCGATGCCGTAGCCGAACCAGATCCGGTACGCGTAGATGAAGAACGCCGCGGCGGCGATGCAGACCATGCCGGCGGCCAGGCCGTCCAGGCCGTCCACGAAGTTCACCGCGTTGATGGTGATCACCACCAGGGCGACCGTGAGCAGCGTGCCCTGCCAGGACGTGAGCGAGACGGTGCCGATGCCCGGCACCGGCAGCCACAGGATCGTCAGACCCTGCACGACCATCACACCGGCGGCGATCATCTGGCCGCCGAGCTTGATCAGGGCGTCGATCTCGAACTTGTCGTCGAGGACGCCGATGATCCAGATCAGGGCGGCGCCGGAGAGCAGCGCACGCGGCTCGTTGGACCGCTCGAAGACCCCGTTGAGGCTGTCGAGGTGGTCGGCGACCAGCAGCCCGGCGCACAGACCGCCGAACATGGCGATGCCGCCGAGCCGCGGTGTCGGCTCGCGGTGCACATCGCGGGCACGGATCTCCGGCATCGCGCCGGTCGCGATGGCGAACTTCCGCACCGGCCCGGTGAGCAGGTAGGTCACCGCGGCCGTGACGCAGAGCGTCAGCAGGTATTCACGCACGGGCTGCCCCAGAGGTATCGCTGGCCATCTCAGCCCCACACACTAGCTTCGCGACCACATGGTTGAGGACATGCGGGTACGCGAGATGGTTGCAGCCAATCCCGTCTAGTGCGGATAAGTGTGCGGATAGGGCGGGAATCTGCCCGCCAGTTCGCGCACCTCGGCGCGGGCGGCGTGCTCGTCGCGGAGCGCCGCGGAGAACAGCACGGCGATCCGCGCCATCTCCGCCTCGCCCATTCCCTGGGTGGTCAGCGCGGCCGTACCGAGCCGGATGCCGCGCGCTTCGTCGTACGGCAGGGCGCAGGTGTCCAGGACCAGCCCCGCGCCCGCCAGACGGCCCCTGGCGGCCCTTCCGTCGGCACCCAGGGGGCT includes:
- a CDS encoding F0F1 ATP synthase subunit gamma, with amino-acid sequence MGAQLRVYKRRIRAVTATKKITKAMEMIAASRIVKAQRKVAASMPYATELTRAVTAVATGSNTKHALTTEVEAPTRAAVLLITSDRGLAGGYSSNAIKQAERLTERLRGEGKEVDAYIVGRKGVAYYGFRERKVTDSWTGFTDSPAYADAKRVAAPLIEAIQTDTAEGGVDELHIVFTEFVSMMTQNAVDGRMLPLSLDQAQDEETGAKGEVLPLFDFEPSAEDVLDALLPRYVESRIYNALLQSAASEHAARRRAMKSATDNAGDLIKSLSRLANAARQAEITQEISEIVGGASAMADATAGSDK
- the atpA gene encoding F0F1 ATP synthase subunit alpha; translation: MAELTIRPEEIRDALETFVQSYQPDAASREEVGTVSVAGDGIAKVEGLPSAMANELLKFEDGTLGLALNLEEREIGAIVLGEFNGIEEGQPVQRTGEVLSVGVGEGYLGRVVDPLGNPIDGLGEIATEGRRALELQAPGVMVRKSVHEPMQTGYKAVDAMVPIGRGQRQLIIGDRQTGKTALAVDTIINQRDNWRSGDVNKQVRCIYVAIGQKGSTIASVRGALEEAGALEYTTIVAAPASDPAGFKYLAPYTGSAIGQHWMYAGKHVLIIFDDLSKQADAYRAVSLLLRRPPGREAYPGDVFYLHSRLLERCAKLSDDMGAGSMTGLPIVETKANDVSAFIPTNVISITDGQCFLESDLFNAGQRPALNVGISVSRVGGSAQHKAMKQVSGRLRVDLAQYRELEAFAAFGSDLDAASKASLERGKRMVELLKQGQYQPMPVEEQVVSVWAGTTGKMDDVPVNDIRRFEAELLEYLRRERKELLTSIAEGGKMSDDTLQSVADAITAFKRQFETSDGKLLGDDAPVSISK
- a CDS encoding F0F1 ATP synthase subunit delta is translated as MNGASREALAAARERLDALMDHTSVDAAKLAEELAAVTALLDREVSLRRVLTDPAQPAEAKAELAGRLLGGQVGGETTDLVSGMVRSRWSQSRDLVDALEELANTADFTAAQKAGALDDVEDELFRFGRIIASDTGLRSALTNRAASASAKGELLRSLLDGKANPATARLVARLVTKPRGRSLEAGLESLSKLAAERRERMVAVVTSAVPLTDVQKQRLGAALAKVYGRQMHLNLDVDPAVLGGITVRVGDEVIDGTVAQRLDEASRRLAG
- a CDS encoding F0F1 ATP synthase subunit B; amino-acid sequence: MIANLAALAAEEEQNPLVPAGPELLIGAIAFAIVFFVFATKLLPRINKTLEERREAIEGGIEKAEAAQTEAQSVLEQYKAQLAEARHEAARLRQEATEQGTALIQEMRAEGQRQREEIIAAGHAQIEADRKAAAHSLRQDVGKLATDLAGKLVGESLEDHARQSRTIDRFLEGLEDSASKAEATR
- the atpE gene encoding ATP synthase F0 subunit C; the protein is MSQILAASEVTGSLGSIGYGLAAIGPGVGVGIIFGNGTQAMARQPEAAGLIRANQILGFAFCEALALIGIVMPFVFGK
- the atpB gene encoding F0F1 ATP synthase subunit A, coding for MSDNGCGFPAPGLHSFLFKPLFTVGGYEFNKVMLLALITTLLVSSFFWVAFGKAKVVPGKLQMVGEAGYDFVRRNIVYETLGKREGEKYVPLMVSLFFFIWIMNIWSVIPLAQFPVSSVIAFPMVLAALVWVVWVGLTFKRHGFVGGLKNITGYDKSLGAVLPLVMVIEFLSNLIVRPFTHAVRLFANMFAGHLMLVMFTVASWYLMNSYMIPAAGVSFVMTIVMILFELFVQAVQAYVFVLLACSYIQGALAEHH
- a CDS encoding MraY family glycosyltransferase codes for the protein MGQPVREYLLTLCVTAAVTYLLTGPVRKFAIATGAMPEIRARDVHREPTPRLGGIAMFGGLCAGLLVADHLDSLNGVFERSNEPRALLSGAALIWIIGVLDDKFEIDALIKLGGQMIAAGVMVVQGLTILWLPVPGIGTVSLTSWQGTLLTVALVVITINAVNFVDGLDGLAAGMVCIAAAAFFIYAYRIWFGYGIEAAAPATLFAAILMGMCLGFLPHNMHPARIFMGDSGSMLIGLVLAAGAISITGQVDPDSMNLFVGGERAATHAMLPVFIPLLLPLTIIALPMADLVLAIVRRTWKGQSPFAADRGHLHHRLLEIGHSHSRAVLIMYFWSALLSFGAVAYSVHSASMWIVFLVVALSAVGLVLLLLPRFTPRAPRWAEAFVPPRYRRRARLARAAVGAQGTGGPEGTEEERAPVGAGVSGVNGATAVGPRSRFPDRRKTGASR